Proteins encoded in a region of the Clostridium butyricum genome:
- a CDS encoding ABC transporter substrate-binding protein, with the protein MKKKSKILIALLTALVTAVSMVGCTSSSKTKDGKVKVRLNEVTRSVFYAPMYIAMSQGFFDDNGIEIDLQTGQGADKVMQAVLSNSADIGFCGPEQVVYINNQGREDYPVLFAQVTQKDGSFLVGRDKNDNFKWIDIKGSNVIGGRPGGVPAMALEYAMKKNNIDPQKDVNMVTNIDFSATAGAYKGGTGDYVALFEPTASTIEKDGSGYILASVGEETGLIPYTCYFSTKSYMDKNPEVIEKFTKAIYEGQQWFFSHSDEEVADSIIDYFPGTDRDTIITVVKNYRSIDALAHSPEIKEEDLNRLMDIIQDYDSSLITTRPQFSKIVDNSYAQKAQN; encoded by the coding sequence ATGAAGAAAAAATCAAAGATATTAATTGCATTATTAACGGCTTTGGTTACTGCTGTCTCTATGGTTGGATGTACGAGTAGTAGTAAAACTAAGGATGGTAAAGTAAAAGTAAGGCTCAATGAAGTTACACGTTCAGTATTTTATGCACCAATGTATATTGCTATGAGTCAGGGTTTTTTTGATGATAATGGTATAGAAATTGATCTTCAGACAGGTCAAGGAGCAGATAAGGTTATGCAGGCCGTATTAAGTAATTCAGCAGATATTGGATTTTGTGGACCTGAACAAGTAGTTTACATTAATAATCAGGGACGAGAAGATTATCCAGTACTTTTTGCACAAGTGACCCAAAAAGATGGATCTTTTTTAGTTGGAAGAGATAAGAATGATAATTTTAAGTGGATCGATATTAAAGGTAGTAACGTTATCGGAGGCAGACCAGGTGGTGTTCCAGCAATGGCACTTGAGTATGCTATGAAGAAAAATAACATTGATCCACAAAAAGATGTAAATATGGTAACAAATATAGATTTTTCAGCAACTGCTGGTGCATATAAAGGTGGTACTGGAGACTATGTTGCATTATTTGAACCTACAGCTTCAACTATAGAAAAGGATGGAAGTGGATATATTCTTGCATCAGTAGGTGAAGAAACAGGATTAATCCCATATACATGTTATTTTTCAACAAAATCATATATGGATAAAAACCCAGAAGTTATAGAAAAATTCACAAAAGCTATATATGAAGGTCAGCAATGGTTTTTCAGTCATTCTGATGAAGAAGTAGCAGATAGTATAATTGATTATTTCCCGGGAACAGATAGAGATACTATAATAACAGTAGTTAAAAATTATAGGAGTATAGATGCACTTGCTCATAGTCCAGAAATTAAAGAAGAAGATCTAAATAGACTTATGGATATTATACAGGATTATGACAGCAGTCTTATAACTACAAGACCACAATTTTCTAAAATAGTTGATAACTCGTATGCTCAAAAAGCTCAAAATTAA
- a CDS encoding type IA DNA topoisomerase — protein sequence MAKVIIAEKPSVAKNIADAFKIKTRKDGYFEGNGYYITWAFGHLLQLYDAKDYDESMKGWRFEKFPFIPENFLYKVKCDSANRSIEDKGAKKQLGIIKNLIDRQDVDGIISATDFDREGQVIADEIFDYFKVEKPIYRLLLNEWTPDEVKKGMESLKNNKEMQCLQDAGIGRQWSDWIIGINLTSVSTLKYKFEENKTINIGRVLLPTLKIIYDRDKEIENFTATTYYKLICNFKTDKNEEFEGLYYENDSEKFEKKEDLSKLLPLLEAERANIKDKQTELKKEYPPYLFNLSNLQGYITSKYKGWTSDKVLKVAQSLYEKKLTTYPRTASVVLEESLKDRAKKVLETLKVGLPYEGEIKFTTSKRIFDSSKVESHSAITPTYIKPSGLNGDEKIVYEAIKNRFIMQFMPVAEFEETKVTLKGENPEIKGIFISKGKVKLVEGWKKVEKIESKDVILPKVEVNENVDVIKSKVSSVTKKPPKHHTEKTLLRVMETCGKGVEGKEDSEEMMASILSGFSIGTPATRAETIKKLKDIGYLKTKGKSLICTDLGRNIVEIFPVKDLLDLEYTGRLEKTLSDIEKGKFEKNDFMNLIKDFTIKSVDAIKSDTGALSRFKVELPKDVESVGPCPVCGNPIIEGEKGFGCSNWKNGCKFTIWKDDKYINSFGKKVSREMVELLLKNGKVGFRNLKSKKGNTFSAYFRYEKNEESGYFNWKIEFI from the coding sequence ATGGCTAAAGTGATTATTGCAGAAAAACCATCTGTAGCAAAAAATATTGCAGATGCGTTTAAAATAAAAACTAGGAAAGATGGCTATTTTGAAGGCAACGGCTATTATATAACGTGGGCATTTGGACATCTTTTGCAACTTTATGATGCAAAAGATTATGATGAAAGTATGAAGGGATGGAGATTTGAAAAATTCCCTTTTATTCCAGAGAACTTCTTATATAAAGTTAAATGTGATAGTGCAAATAGAAGTATTGAAGATAAAGGTGCAAAGAAACAGCTTGGAATAATAAAGAATCTTATTGATAGGCAAGATGTTGATGGAATTATTTCAGCAACTGACTTTGATAGAGAGGGTCAGGTTATAGCAGATGAAATATTTGATTATTTCAAAGTTGAGAAGCCTATATATAGGTTATTGTTAAATGAATGGACTCCAGATGAAGTTAAAAAGGGAATGGAATCATTAAAAAATAATAAAGAAATGCAATGTCTTCAGGATGCAGGTATTGGGAGACAATGGAGTGACTGGATTATAGGTATAAATTTGACTTCAGTAAGTACATTAAAGTATAAATTTGAAGAAAATAAAACTATAAATATAGGTAGAGTTTTATTACCAACTTTAAAAATAATATATGATAGAGATAAGGAAATAGAAAATTTTACAGCAACTACATATTATAAATTAATATGTAACTTTAAAACTGATAAAAATGAAGAATTTGAAGGATTATATTATGAAAATGATTCTGAAAAATTTGAAAAAAAAGAAGATTTGAGCAAGCTTTTACCATTACTTGAAGCTGAGAGAGCAAATATTAAAGATAAGCAGACAGAATTAAAAAAGGAATATCCACCATATCTTTTTAATTTATCTAATCTTCAAGGATATATAACAAGTAAATATAAAGGATGGACATCTGATAAAGTTTTAAAAGTAGCTCAATCCTTATATGAAAAGAAGCTTACAACATATCCTAGAACTGCAAGTGTAGTTTTAGAGGAAAGCTTGAAAGATAGAGCCAAAAAGGTTTTAGAAACATTAAAAGTTGGATTGCCTTATGAAGGTGAAATCAAATTTACAACATCAAAAAGAATATTTGATAGTTCAAAAGTTGAAAGTCATAGTGCAATAACTCCTACATACATAAAACCATCGGGATTAAACGGAGATGAAAAAATAGTCTATGAAGCTATAAAGAACAGATTTATAATGCAGTTTATGCCTGTGGCTGAATTTGAAGAAACAAAAGTTACATTGAAGGGAGAAAATCCTGAAATTAAAGGTATATTTATATCAAAAGGTAAAGTCAAGTTAGTTGAAGGTTGGAAAAAAGTAGAGAAGATTGAAAGTAAAGATGTAATACTTCCTAAAGTTGAAGTAAATGAAAATGTTGATGTAATAAAATCAAAAGTAAGTTCAGTAACTAAAAAACCACCAAAACATCATACAGAAAAAACTTTACTAAGAGTAATGGAAACCTGTGGAAAAGGAGTAGAGGGTAAAGAGGATTCTGAAGAAATGATGGCATCAATACTTAGTGGCTTTAGTATAGGAACACCTGCAACACGGGCTGAAACAATAAAGAAATTAAAAGATATAGGTTATTTAAAAACAAAAGGCAAGAGTCTTATATGTACTGACCTTGGAAGAAATATAGTTGAAATATTCCCAGTTAAAGATCTCTTAGACCTTGAGTATACAGGAAGGCTTGAAAAGACACTTTCAGATATTGAAAAAGGAAAGTTTGAAAAAAATGATTTTATGAATCTAATAAAAGATTTTACAATAAAATCAGTTGATGCAATAAAGAGTGATACGGGTGCTTTATCAAGATTTAAGGTTGAGCTTCCTAAAGATGTTGAGAGTGTTGGGCCATGTCCTGTATGTGGAAATCCTATAATTGAAGGTGAAAAGGGATTCGGATGTAGTAACTGGAAGAATGGATGCAAGTTTACTATATGGAAAGATGATAAATATATTAATTCATTTGGGAAAAAAGTATCAAGAGAGATGGTTGAGCTTCTTTTGAAAAATGGAAAAGTAGGTTTTAGAAATTTGAAAAGTAAAAAAGGTAATACTTTTTCGGCTTATTTCAGATATGAGAAAAATGAAGAAAGCGGATATTTTAATTGGAAGATAGAATTTATTTAG
- a CDS encoding TspO/MBR family protein → MNEKNAKIRIIPLIINIGLPLLSGAIIALILPNIKEVYEQLQKPVFAPPAYVFPVMWTILYILMGIAAYKIYILKYENIDTSPAMFVYYIQLLLNFLWSIIFFGLRLYGLAFLELLVLIFFVILTIKRFYSKGGKYPALLMMPYLIWLIYAGILNFFVWMLNEM, encoded by the coding sequence ATGAATGAAAAAAATGCCAAGATAAGAATTATACCACTTATTATAAACATAGGATTACCTCTTTTAAGTGGAGCCATCATTGCGTTGATTCTACCAAATATAAAAGAAGTATACGAACAGCTTCAAAAGCCAGTATTTGCTCCACCAGCTTATGTATTTCCAGTCATGTGGACAATACTGTATATTCTTATGGGGATTGCTGCATATAAGATTTATATTTTGAAATACGAAAATATAGATACAAGCCCAGCAATGTTTGTATATTATATACAATTGCTTTTGAATTTTTTATGGAGCATTATATTTTTTGGATTACGTTTGTACGGTTTAGCTTTTTTAGAACTGTTAGTTTTAATATTTTTTGTTATTTTAACAATAAAAAGATTTTATAGCAAAGGGGGAAAGTATCCAGCACTATTAATGATGCCTTATTTAATATGGCTTATTTATGCTGGTATTCTTAATTTCTTTGTTTGGATGCTTAATGAGATGTAA
- a CDS encoding sensor histidine kinase — protein MTKEFFYKIKDFRQKCNTNFNFLLIFIVVLGGYVCIRSSYEFVIFSISIISLGITVGFVYINTVKNKILVKKISNIKKIYFLSLIIGVVIVLVILTLLKKDSMEEVFFLLSLRATLEYSQIENIFNVENKYISNIGIHIIAIVLYVFITLINFKNISIEAIFSDLKLKEIAYISILISLCVALSTLRKILSNRKKISKNEFKKVILYITSIMLNLSGLIFIKLDLNIISKVLLILKCTTFTLFYGYMIDKIRYECFNIINLNIEQAIKEKKHLNSILLKRNKILNDINTMINRTQNNYSMLLDSIYGGVFLFVGNKLQHVNNTMIKKMNMKSSDFVGMDIGVFLKKYCNLSLDEVDTSKHYSFFIDENIVFDMFFSCPDDENKLIYVQDFSYKEENKKIRKEFEECLADDKNKKEFFANISHELKTPINLISSVLQLNKIYLKENKIDLVDNNRKIIIQNCLRLIRTINNFIDSNKISEGYVIPDKKIYNIVDIIENTALACNKYIKRSENTLIFDSQQEEIYVNCDKDFITRIILNLLSNSVKYGKKGGMIKVNLALEDDKVCIIIKNDGPKIEKEIIPYIFDRFTKLNKAFNRIKEGSGLGLFMTKALVEIQGGSIGLISNNEGNEFVITMNYLDNVEKEQIQYENFEMNSIDEKVDIEFSDIYIT, from the coding sequence ATGACTAAAGAATTTTTTTATAAAATAAAAGATTTCAGGCAAAAATGCAATACGAATTTTAACTTTTTGTTGATTTTTATTGTTGTTTTAGGAGGATATGTATGTATAAGAAGCAGTTATGAGTTTGTTATTTTTTCCATAAGCATTATTTCTCTGGGAATAACAGTGGGCTTTGTATATATAAATACTGTTAAAAATAAAATACTAGTTAAAAAGATTAGTAATATAAAGAAAATATATTTTTTATCCTTAATAATAGGTGTCGTTATTGTGTTAGTTATACTAACATTGTTGAAAAAAGATAGTATGGAAGAAGTTTTCTTTTTATTAAGTTTACGAGCTACTCTTGAGTATAGCCAGATTGAAAATATATTTAACGTTGAAAATAAGTATATAAGTAATATAGGTATACATATAATTGCTATAGTTTTATATGTATTTATAACGCTTATAAATTTTAAAAATATTTCAATAGAAGCCATATTCAGCGACTTAAAATTAAAGGAAATTGCATATATAAGTATATTGATAAGTTTATGTGTGGCTTTATCTACTTTAAGAAAAATACTATCTAATAGAAAAAAAATTTCTAAAAATGAATTTAAAAAGGTTATTCTTTATATAACTTCAATAATGTTAAACTTATCTGGATTAATATTTATAAAACTTGATTTAAATATAATATCTAAAGTTTTGTTAATATTAAAATGTACAACATTCACTTTATTTTATGGCTATATGATAGATAAAATAAGATATGAGTGCTTTAATATAATAAATTTAAATATAGAACAAGCTATTAAAGAAAAAAAGCATTTAAATTCAATTCTACTAAAAAGAAATAAGATATTAAATGATATTAATACTATGATAAATAGAACGCAAAATAATTATAGCATGTTATTAGATTCCATTTACGGAGGAGTATTTTTATTTGTAGGTAATAAGCTTCAGCATGTAAATAATACTATGATAAAAAAAATGAATATGAAAAGTTCTGATTTTGTTGGTATGGATATTGGAGTATTTTTAAAAAAATATTGCAATTTATCACTAGATGAAGTAGATACGAGTAAACATTATTCTTTTTTTATTGATGAAAATATAGTATTTGATATGTTTTTTAGTTGTCCGGATGATGAAAATAAATTAATATATGTACAAGATTTTAGTTATAAAGAGGAAAATAAAAAAATAAGGAAAGAATTTGAGGAATGTTTAGCTGATGATAAGAATAAAAAAGAATTTTTTGCTAATATATCTCATGAGTTAAAAACACCAATTAATTTAATATCATCTGTACTTCAGCTTAACAAAATATATCTAAAGGAAAATAAAATTGATTTAGTAGACAATAATAGAAAAATAATAATCCAAAATTGTCTTAGACTTATAAGAACAATAAATAACTTTATAGATTCAAATAAAATATCAGAAGGATATGTAATTCCAGACAAAAAAATATATAATATTGTTGATATTATAGAAAATACAGCACTGGCTTGTAATAAGTATATAAAAAGAAGTGAAAATACACTTATTTTTGATTCGCAGCAAGAAGAAATATATGTTAATTGTGATAAGGACTTTATTACAAGAATTATATTAAATTTATTATCTAATAGTGTTAAATATGGCAAAAAGGGTGGTATGATAAAAGTTAATTTAGCTTTAGAAGATGATAAAGTGTGCATAATAATAAAAAATGACGGACCTAAAATAGAAAAAGAGATAATACCATATATATTTGATAGATTTACAAAATTAAATAAGGCTTTCAATAGAATAAAAGAGGGAAGCGGTCTTGGATTATTTATGACAAAAGCATTAGTAGAGATTCAAGGTGGAAGTATTGGATTAATATCTAATAATGAAGGAAATGAATTTGTAATCACAATGAACTATTTAGACAATGTTGAAAAAGAGCAGATACAATATGAAAATTTTGAAATGAATTCAATTGATGAAAAAGTTGATATTGAATTTTCAGATATATATATTACTTAG
- a CDS encoding sensor histidine kinase has protein sequence MNVLKKENEDLDNITNKIILKNKELEQLNYIMKQKEKLSNKIFEFMPHPFIILNCENSRILYVNSKFLELAKIHNIKEIINKKIDTYIEFINEDKEKDYNAVLYTDGKKKYLKTKYLMNLMQYDKKIILIEDNTSNVMIKKLKKEVEEKKIQEYTRTQFLSSISHDLKTPINVIYSAIQLEQIYIEKDDIDSLKKYNSISSENCISLIRFANNLIDNSKIYSQFLTANLRKVNIVEIVEDYVMSYVDYVSWNGIELIFDTNTEECMIEVDIEFIGRIILNLISNGVKYTAKGGKIYVIIEEKMDKVFVKVRDTGSGINEEIRNKIFNRYASTNKTISDSKSGTGLGLFVVKRLVELQKGKIYLDEKVLLGTSIVIEFEKGETYD, from the coding sequence ATGAATGTATTAAAAAAAGAAAATGAAGACTTAGACAATATAACTAATAAAATTATATTGAAAAATAAGGAACTTGAACAATTAAATTATATTATGAAACAAAAAGAAAAATTAAGTAATAAAATTTTTGAATTTATGCCTCATCCATTTATAATTTTAAATTGTGAAAATAGCAGAATTTTATATGTAAATAGTAAGTTTTTAGAACTAGCAAAAATACATAACATAAAAGAAATAATAAATAAGAAAATAGATACATATATAGAGTTTATTAATGAAGATAAAGAAAAAGATTATAATGCAGTATTATATACTGATGGGAAAAAAAAGTATTTGAAAACTAAATACCTAATGAATTTAATGCAATATGATAAAAAAATTATTTTAATTGAAGATAACACATCGAATGTTATGATAAAAAAATTGAAAAAAGAAGTTGAAGAGAAAAAAATTCAGGAATACACTAGAACTCAATTCTTATCTAGTATAAGTCATGATTTAAAAACTCCTATAAATGTTATATACTCTGCTATTCAACTTGAACAAATATATATAGAAAAAGATGATATAGACTCATTAAAAAAATATAATTCCATAAGTAGCGAAAACTGTATATCATTAATAAGATTTGCTAATAATTTAATTGATAATTCTAAAATATATTCTCAATTTCTTACTGCTAATTTAAGAAAGGTTAATATAGTAGAAATTGTAGAAGATTATGTTATGTCATATGTTGATTATGTAAGCTGGAACGGAATAGAATTGATTTTTGATACAAATACAGAAGAATGCATGATTGAAGTTGATATTGAATTTATAGGAAGAATAATTTTAAATTTAATATCAAATGGAGTAAAGTATACAGCTAAAGGTGGAAAGATATATGTAATAATTGAAGAAAAAATGGACAAGGTTTTTGTAAAAGTAAGGGATACTGGATCTGGAATAAATGAAGAAATTAGAAACAAGATTTTTAATAGATATGCGTCAACTAACAAAACAATATCAGATTCAAAAAGTGGCACTGGATTAGGTTTGTTTGTAGTAAAAAGATTAGTAGAATTGCAAAAAGGAAAAATATATTTGGATGAAAAAGTATTATTAGGAACAAGTATAGTTATTGAGTTTGAAAAAGGAGAAACTTATGACTAA
- a CDS encoding YhgE/Pip domain-containing protein codes for MKNIFRIYARDIKRICTNWAAMIMAIVIILIPSLYSLTNIKASWDPYANTSGIKIAVVNKDSGTIYKDQDLNLGEELIEKLEDNDKMDWTFVSEEEASEGLVKEQYYASIVIPEDFSKCVTTLMEKEVVKPKLIYTVNEKINAIAPKLTDAGAKSVKNQLDENIVKTVSGVMFRLINETGVEIDGKRADIRDIINKIYELDEELPELESILNDTIGGVSDVNSLLLKTNDMLPTVSNLLDSTNDFINNSDYIVDKMQSDINEISPRIKDDLLLSQQLVDNASVTLDNLDENILPETAKKSLITISETATSSKVTVSEIKGMLKSTKSFLKKIIDYELPHINIDDSLLEDDGVAKIQKQLKDQYDIFDDVKDNLKTINKSITILMDKLDDVEEKLDILISRTDEKIQDLEDGKGLDLQTLTDLRSCLKDVNTLISDVIDSYDSEIMNGINDGFDSIKYILSITVDILKDGQDVLPNLEEILSASQDTINFSGDKLADLKDKFPEVKDKVHEVADKLREMDEDDAFNEIIDMITNNWDDQSNFMASPVEIEDNRLFSWPNYGSSSAPFYIVLCIWVGALIASALLSFKAENLDDGVELKPYEVYLGKLLTFITLTTIATILACCGALLWLDVYVVHPIIFILYSIFVSIVFTLIIYTAASLLDDIGKAIIVVMLVIQMAGTGGTFPVEVTPSVFHNIYNYLPFTYATNGMRQILAGIVYPLLIKDIKVLSIYMICSLVLGITLKGPLNKGNDIIMNKLLKSGILRH; via the coding sequence ATGAAGAATATATTTAGAATTTATGCAAGAGACATAAAAAGAATATGTACCAATTGGGCAGCTATGATTATGGCAATAGTTATAATACTAATTCCGTCTTTATATTCCTTGACAAATATAAAAGCATCTTGGGATCCTTATGCTAACACAAGTGGAATAAAAATTGCAGTAGTAAATAAGGATTCAGGAACTATTTATAAGGATCAGGATTTAAATCTAGGGGAAGAACTTATTGAAAAGCTAGAAGATAATGATAAGATGGATTGGACGTTTGTAAGTGAAGAGGAAGCATCAGAAGGACTTGTAAAGGAGCAATATTACGCATCTATAGTAATACCAGAAGATTTCTCTAAATGTGTAACAACACTTATGGAGAAAGAAGTTGTCAAGCCCAAACTGATATACACTGTAAATGAAAAGATAAATGCAATAGCACCAAAATTGACAGATGCAGGAGCTAAAAGTGTTAAAAATCAGCTAGATGAAAATATAGTCAAAACTGTTTCAGGAGTTATGTTTAGGCTTATAAATGAAACTGGAGTTGAGATAGATGGAAAAAGGGCTGACATAAGAGATATAATAAACAAAATATATGAACTTGATGAAGAACTTCCAGAACTTGAAAGCATTTTAAATGATACAATTGGAGGAGTTTCTGATGTGAATTCACTTTTGCTTAAAACTAATGATATGCTGCCAACGGTGTCAAATTTATTAGATTCAACAAATGATTTTATAAATAATAGTGATTATATTGTAGATAAGATGCAAAGTGATATAAATGAAATTTCACCAAGAATAAAGGATGATCTTTTGCTATCTCAACAGCTTGTTGATAATGCATCTGTAACATTAGATAATTTAGATGAAAATATACTTCCAGAGACTGCAAAAAAATCACTTATAACCATATCTGAAACTGCTACATCTTCAAAAGTAACAGTTAGTGAAATAAAGGGAATGCTTAAAAGTACAAAATCGTTTTTAAAGAAAATAATAGATTATGAACTTCCACATATTAATATAGATGATTCTCTATTAGAAGATGATGGAGTAGCAAAAATACAAAAACAATTAAAGGATCAGTATGATATTTTTGATGATGTTAAGGATAATCTTAAAACAATAAATAAAAGTATCACAATTTTAATGGATAAACTTGATGATGTAGAAGAAAAACTTGATATACTAATTTCAAGAACAGATGAAAAGATTCAGGACCTTGAGGATGGGAAAGGTCTTGATTTACAGACACTAACTGATTTAAGAAGTTGTTTAAAAGATGTTAATACATTAATTAGTGATGTTATTGACAGTTATGATTCAGAAATTATGAATGGAATAAATGATGGATTTGATTCGATAAAATATATACTAAGTATTACAGTGGATATTTTGAAGGATGGGCAAGATGTACTTCCTAATTTAGAGGAAATTTTAAGTGCTTCACAAGATACTATTAATTTTTCGGGTGATAAATTAGCTGACCTTAAAGATAAATTTCCAGAAGTAAAGGATAAAGTACATGAAGTAGCCGATAAACTTAGAGAAATGGATGAAGATGATGCTTTTAATGAAATAATAGATATGATTACAAATAATTGGGATGATCAAAGTAACTTTATGGCGAGTCCAGTTGAAATAGAAGACAATAGATTGTTTTCTTGGCCCAATTATGGATCATCAAGTGCTCCCTTTTACATTGTACTATGTATATGGGTTGGAGCATTAATAGCAAGTGCATTATTATCATTTAAAGCAGAAAATTTAGATGATGGTGTTGAATTAAAGCCATATGAAGTTTATTTGGGAAAACTCTTGACGTTTATAACACTAACAACAATAGCAACTATATTAGCATGTTGTGGAGCATTGTTATGGCTTGATGTTTATGTTGTTCATCCTATAATATTTATATTATATAGTATTTTTGTATCTATTGTATTTACATTAATTATATATACAGCAGCCAGTCTTTTAGACGATATTGGAAAGGCAATTATTGTAGTTATGCTTGTTATTCAAATGGCAGGAACAGGAGGAACGTTTCCAGTAGAAGTTACACCATCTGTGTTTCATAACATATATAATTATCTTCCATTCACATATGCCACAAATGGTATGAGACAAATATTAGCAGGAATTGTTTATCCTCTGTTAATAAAAGATATAAAAGTATTGAGCATATATATGATATGTTCATTAGTGTTGGGAATCACTCTTAAAGGTCCTTTAAATAAGGGAAATGATATTATAATGAACAAATTGTTGAAGAGTGGAATATTAAGACATTAA